In Lodderomyces elongisporus chromosome 2, complete sequence, the following proteins share a genomic window:
- the TPS2 gene encoding threalose-6-phosphate phosphatase (CAZy:GT20) has product MAKLDQFISTPASGPMVSPKDYAENSKVKLSGRILNVMTTLPTQIVSQYDSKTGSHVWDVEVFRGNSALFSSQSFLQQHSDWETHLIAWTGELKNKAENTINLTAENLQDDPLYLDEEDKAEIEKKLQKSIGNENIHPVWLLRRDQERWRKYAENVLWPVFHYFEGTPSDGKEEINAWHDYVKFNEAYLNKIKQVYKPGDVIWIHDYYLLLLPQLLRMELPDAYICHFLHVPFPSSEYFKCLSKRTQLLDGMLGSDKIGFQSDSFQRHFLSCCARVLGCQVSKTEVFAYGTTISVETLPIGIDTAKIEHEAFTDEVDQKVQAIRNAYKGKKIIVGRDRLDKVRGVVQKLQAFQIFLEMFPEWREKVVLIQVSTPGYQHSANVEIKATELINQINSKYGTLNHTPVIHYQMMIPKEEYLALLRVADLCLITSVRDGMNTTAFEFVICQKEKSSPLILSEFTGTASVLNDAILVNPWDSVGISKTINEALSFSDGEKKTLENRLYKKVTSNTIQHWTSTFIRDTIEHSAITHTNHYTPTLNRPLLLKNYQESERRLFLFDYDGTLTPIVQDPAAAIPSDKLNRVLDVLTQDPKNQIWIISGRDQAFLEKWMGKKNVGLSAEHGCFMKDLGAKEWLNLTEQFDMSWQQKVKDVFQKYTDKTPGSNIEIKKVAITWHYRRADHELGLYQAQKCVEELTETVAKEYDVDVMEGKANIEVRPKFVNKGEIVKSLVLHPHGAKKAIEEIMNHEIKHDDDKLPDFVFCVGDDLTDEDMFKSLLKIENQWSLNNKSRNKFGSYGIFPVAVGPASKKTVATAHLNEPAQVLETLGLLAGQVSLFESAGSVDLDDRGHLANSEISTRSKDAVRQATLKKRKSLEQANGGKVAADANTKQEAAA; this is encoded by the coding sequence ATGGCTAAATTGGATCAGTTTATATCTACGCCCGCCAGTGGGCCCATGGTATCCCCTAAGGATTATGCTGAAAACTCGAAAGTCAAATTATCAGGTCGTATACTAAATGTTATGACCACGTTGCCTACTCAAATTGTCAGCCAATACGATTCTAAAACGGGTCTGCATGTTTGGGACGTTGAGGTATTTAGAGGCAACTCTGCTTTATTTTCGTCGCAATCGTTTTTGCAACAGCATTCTGATTGGGAAACACACTTGATAGCTTGGACTGGAGAGTTAAAGAACAAGGCCGAGAATACAATCAATTTGACTGCCGAAAACTTGCAGGATGATCCGTTATACTTGGACGAAGAGGACAAGGcagagattgaaaaaaaattgcaaaagtcGATTGGCAATGAAAACATTCATCCTGTTTGGTTATTAAGACGTGACCAAGAAAGATGGAGAAAGTATGCAGAAAATGTACTTTGGCCAGTGTTCCACTATTTTGAAGGAACCCCGTCAGACGGTAAGGAGGAGATTAATGCTTGGCACGATTACGTCAAGTTCAACGAAGCCTATTTGAACAAGATCAAGCAGGTTTATAAGCCAGGCGATGTTATTTGGATCCATGATTATtatcttttgcttcttccaCAGTTATTGAGAATGGAATTGCCAGATGCTTATATATGTCACTTTTTGCATGTGCCATTTCCTTCATCAGAGTACTTCAAATGCTTGTCAAAGAGAACGCAGCTTTTAGATGGTATGTTGGGCTCGGACAAAATTGGTTTCCAGTCGGACTCATTTCAACGACATTTCTTATCTTGTTGTGCACGAGTGCTCGGTTGCCAGGTTTCCAAAACAGAAGTCTTTGCTTATGGTACAACAATCTCTGTTGAGACCTTGCCTATTGGTATAGATACTGCCAAGATTGAGCACGAGGCGTTCACGGATGAAGTTGATCAAAAGGTGCAGGCAATTAGAAATGCATACAAGGGCAAGAAGATCATTGTTGGACGTGATAGATTGGATAAGGTGAGAGGTGTTGTTCAGAAGTTGCAAGCTTTCCAAATATTTCTTGAAATGTTCCCCGAGTGGCGAGAGAAGGTTGTGTTGATTCAAGTTTCAACACCAGGATACCAACATTCGGCAAATGTTGAAATCAAGGCTACTGAATTGATCAACCAAATCAACTCAAAGTATGGAACTTTGAACCATACTCCAGTGATCCACTATCAGATGATGATACCCAAGGAAGAGTATTTGGCTTTGTTGAGAGTTGCTGACTTGTGTCTTATCACGTCAGTTAGAGATGGAATGAATACAACTGCGTTTGAATTTGTTATTTgtcaaaaggaaaaaagctCACCTTTGATTTTGTCAGAGTTTACTGGTACCGCATCCGTCTTAAATGATGCCATATTGGTGAACCCATGGGATTCAGTAGGAATTTCCAAAACTATAAATGAAGCTTTATCTTTTAGTGATGGTGAAAAGAAGACTCTTGAAAACAGgctttacaaaaaagtgACATCCAACACTATTCAGCACTGGACTTCTACATTTATTAGAGACACTATAGAACACTCGGCAATAACACACACCAATCATTATACTCCAACATTGAATAGGCCATTGTTGTTAAAGAATTATCAAGAATCAGAACGaagattgtttttgtttgacTATGATGGAACATTAACCCCAATCGTTCAAGACCCCGCTGCAGCAATCCCATCAGACAAGTTAAATCGTGTCCTCGACGTATTAACACAAGATCCCAAGAATCAAATTTGGATCATTTCCGGTAGAGACCAGGCGTTTTTGGAGAAGTGGATGGGTAAGAAAAACGTGGGACTCTCAGCCGAACATGGCTGTTTCATGAAAGATCTTGGAGCTAAGGAATGGCTCAATTTAACTGAACAGTTTGACATGTCTTGGCAACAAAAGGTCAAAGATGTTTTCCAAAAGTATACTGATAAAACCCCTGGCTCTAAtatagaaattaaaaaggtTGCTATTACGTGGCATTATAGAAGAGCTGACCACGAATTAGGTCTTTACCAAGCACAGAAATGTGTTGAAGAGTTGACAGAGACAGTTGCCAAGGAatatgatgttgatgtgaTGGAAGGCAAGGCAAACATTGAGGTCAGACCCAAATTTGTTAATAAGGGTGAAATTGTAAAGTCGTTGGTGTTGCATCCCCATGGTGCGAAAAAGgcaattgaagaaatcaTGAATCATGAGATCAAGCATGATGATGACAAGTTGCCTGATTTTGTATTCTGTGTTGGTGACGACTTGACTGATGAGGATATGTTCAAGTCTTTGCTCAAGATTGAAAACCAATGGTccctcaacaacaagtcAAGAAACAAGTTTGGATCGTATGGCATTTTCCCTGTGGCGGTTGGACCCGCATCTAAAAAAACTGTGGCAACAGCCCACTTGAATGAACCTGCGCAAGTTTTGGAGACGTTGGGATTATTAGCTGGACAAGTGTCTCTTTTTGAGAGTGCAGGTTCAGTGGATTTAGATGATAGAGGACACCTTGCCAACAGTGAGATCTCGACCAGACTGAAGGATGCAGTTAGGCAAGCAACTTTAAAGAAACGAAAGAGTTTAGAACAAGCTAATGGCGGTAAAGTAGCAGCTGATGCAAACACTAAGCaagaagcagcagcataG
- the EHT1 gene encoding medium-chain fatty acid ethyl ester synthase/esterase 2 (MEROPS:MER0059846): MGILNWGFRSTIKVHQSSPQDSIIVSPERISSPDSKDVEKQDSTAVKFTDFTKTLELIDPSKKLWLNPLLFNGSLQTLYYTSIDVSNKFKIWYGRELFHYSDGGSSSLDWVIPEPDSVEEFKKLGTETLPEGYPKLHPRTRYLSNDEAEAINKADDLKTTPIVVILHGLGGGSHEPLIRNFAEVIDKNTNGWDVVVVNNRGCCRTKITSNKVFNAGSTNDIREVLQKFKKQWPNRPIFVTGFSFGAALLSNFLGEEGEKADLEKSEDSKHTERLVAAACAVGCPWDFVDSAYHIQNSLTGRMLLNPALAKFLAKIVTNNYAELKELNPELVNDQTMKELKNIKTTWQFDDLITCKLTPYKNAFEYYRELSPIRKILKIKTPYLILNSTDDPAVGCRLPILDAKTNPYLCLVETDMGGHLGYVQTSGEFWCVKVVEEFLQKFAEL, translated from the coding sequence ATGGGTATTCTTAATTGGGGGTTTAGGTCCACGATCAAAGTCCACCAGTCATCACCTCAAGACTCAATAATAGTCAGCCCTGAAAGAATATCTTCACCAGACTCAAAAGATGTAGAGAAACAAGATTCCACCGCAGTAAAATTTACTGATTTCACAAAAACCCTTGAGCTCATTGATCCATCGAAAAAATTATGGCTAAACcctttattatttaatGGTTCCTTACAAACCTTGTATTACACCTCGATTGACGTTTCAAACAAGTTTAAAATTTGGTATGGTAGGGAGTTGTTCCACTACTCTGATGGAGGCAGCTCAAGTTTGGACTGGGTTATTCCCGAACCAGACTCAGTTGAggaatttaaaaaattgggTACTGAAACTTTACCAGAGGGATACCCCAAATTACACCCACGTACACGCTACTTATCTAACGACGAGGCTGAGGCCATCAATAAGGCAGACGACTTGAAAACCACCCCAATTGTTGTCATATTGCATGGCTTGGGTGGTGGATCTCATGAACCATTGATCCGTAATTTTGCAGAGGTCATTGACAAGAACACAAATGGATGGGACGTTGTTGTAGTAAACAATCGTGGATGCTGCAGAACCAAGATTACATCAAATAAAGTTTTTAATGCCGGTTCCACTAATGATATTAGAGAGGTTTTGCAGAAATTCAAAAAGCAATGGCCAAACAGGCCAATCTTTGTCACTGGCTTTTCATTTGGTGCTGCATTGTTATCTAATTTCCTTGGTGAAGAAGGTGAAAAAGCAGACTTGGAGAAAAGTGAAGATAGTAAACACACTGAGAGATTAGTTGCTGCAGCTTGTGCAGTTGGATGTCCTTGGGATTTTGTTGATAGTGCGTACCATATCCAAAACTCACTCACTGGTCGCATGTTACTCAACCCAGCATTGGCAAAGTTCCTCGCCAAAATTGTCACCAACAACTATGCAGAGCTCAAAGAATTGAATCCTGAATTGGTCAATGATCAAACAATGAAAGAATTGAAGAACATAAAAACAACATGGCAGTTTGATGATTTGATCACATGTAAATTGACGCCATACAAGAATGCTTTTGAATATTATAGAGAATTATCACcaataagaaaaatattgaaaattaaaacaccATACTTGATTTTGAACTCGACTGATGATCCTGCTGTGGGATGCAGATTGCCCATATTGGACGCAAAGACAAACCCATACTTATGTCTTGTTGAAACAGATATGGGTGGTCACTTGGGTTATGTGCAAACAAGTGGAGAGTTTTGGTGTGTCAAGGTTGTTGAAGAATTCCTTCAAAAGTTTGCAGAGTTATAG